The following proteins are co-located in the Chryseobacterium daecheongense genome:
- a CDS encoding OmpA family protein, with protein sequence MSLNVIDLIKGQLGPALVSQAASQLGESESGISKAIGGLLPAVVGGLANNANNPGVLDAITSASSNGILSNLLGGSSNNSMISGLLTSIFGDKLSGLVNSIASFAGISNNSSSSLLNMVTGATVGTVGKYAADNNLDASGISGLLNDQKGIVSTLLPAGLSLASLNIGDWAKGYKFDNDNDAIKTPVQEEPKIEVTRSTTPTGTNPDRNDGGGSIWKWLLPLLLLIAAGYFLWKQCEKKETTTTTMGADSTGAHSDTAMAVSPSDTAAAPAATTTKVDENIDLNGTALKGYKGGMEDRMIAFLKSDGYKNAADDNALKDTWYDFDHVNFKLGSATELEAGSQGQLENLAAILKAYPDAKIKIGGYTDKTGNEASNVKLSTARANFIKEWLGKQNLGGQVLGAEGYGSKFATVDAKASDAERAKDRKMAIRFAK encoded by the coding sequence ATGTCTTTAAACGTTATTGATTTAATTAAAGGACAATTGGGTCCCGCTTTAGTTTCTCAGGCGGCTTCACAGCTTGGAGAAAGTGAGTCTGGTATTTCAAAAGCAATTGGAGGTTTATTGCCTGCCGTTGTTGGCGGATTAGCTAATAATGCTAATAATCCCGGAGTTTTAGATGCAATCACCAGTGCTTCATCTAATGGAATTTTAAGTAATTTATTAGGAGGCTCTTCTAATAATTCTATGATTTCAGGTTTATTGACGTCCATTTTTGGAGATAAACTGAGTGGCTTGGTAAATTCCATCGCCAGCTTTGCCGGAATTAGTAATAATTCTTCCAGCTCTTTGCTGAATATGGTAACAGGAGCTACAGTAGGCACTGTAGGAAAGTATGCTGCAGACAATAATCTGGATGCATCAGGAATTTCAGGGCTACTGAATGATCAAAAAGGAATTGTCTCTACTTTACTGCCTGCCGGACTTTCTTTAGCATCATTAAATATTGGTGACTGGGCTAAAGGATATAAATTTGATAATGATAACGACGCCATAAAAACGCCGGTACAGGAGGAACCAAAAATTGAAGTAACAAGAAGTACAACTCCAACAGGTACCAACCCGGACAGAAATGACGGAGGTGGTTCTATCTGGAAATGGTTATTACCTCTTCTGCTATTGATTGCTGCAGGATACTTCTTATGGAAGCAGTGTGAGAAAAAAGAAACGACTACCACTACAATGGGCGCGGATTCTACAGGAGCACACTCTGATACGGCTATGGCAGTATCTCCGTCTGATACAGCAGCAGCGCCTGCCGCTACAACCACGAAAGTTGACGAAAATATCGACTTGAACGGTACAGCGCTTAAAGGGTACAAAGGCGGAATGGAAGACAGAATGATTGCATTCTTAAAATCTGACGGCTACAAAAATGCAGCAGATGATAATGCATTAAAAGACACGTGGTACGATTTCGATCATGTGAATTTTAAATTAGGAAGCGCTACAGAACTGGAAGCAGGTTCTCAGGGACAATTGGAAAACCTGGCAGCTATTTTAAAAGCTTATCCTGATGCTAAAATTAAAATAGGAGGATATACTGACAAAACAGGTAATGAAGCTTCTAATGTAAAACTTTCTACTGCAAGAGCTAACTTTATCAAAGAATGGTTAGGCAAACAAAATCTAGGTGGTCAGGTATTAGGTGCAGAAGGTTATGGAAGTAAATTTGCAACGGTAGACGCAAAAGCTTCTGACGCTGAAAGAGCCAAAGACAGAAAAATGGCAATAAGATTTGCGAAATAA
- a CDS encoding RagB/SusD family nutrient uptake outer membrane protein → MKKIFLALIALTSVACNIDRSPYDSKESDTILTDPTGLQTITLGNYALLKGDATGGGFFNNLYRVGEYGGDNIDISGTTTDQFFYYYNYRSIKNNGRSNTIWNAGYKAIIGCNKVISKFAEGKDTNTDQLIGENYFLRAYVYFSLVNVFGKPYNQGTGNLGVPLKTSDDVNELPGRATVGQIYDQVVNDLRKAEQLMTLDKNNTYASKEAAQALLSRVYLYMENNDKAIEYADKVINSGKYMLLSNSELPSYATKTPETNKETIFAFKYNKDGDYSDGWYTIGSMYANIQNVGWGEMYASSSYLDLINQNPQDARLKFISPKYATPSVPVAYWVQQGTNASGGITYNYTFQKTFQQGGNTYFTMNNVNYQVQSEILPTKTNYYFINSNNVKVYVNLDNDMDKRNGYPKFYVLKCSLQEGVPQLWSPVILRLAEMYLNRAEGYAKKGNSASALADVNTIRTRAGIPAYPSVPSGQTILDLVLQERRLEMAFEAHRKYDVFRNKLSLDRNYPGTHLNGNNPFYTVPYTSNRIIEYIPEQQIQIQPNLIQNPD, encoded by the coding sequence ATGAAAAAGATATTTTTAGCACTTATCGCACTAACATCGGTAGCTTGTAATATAGACAGGTCTCCATATGATTCAAAAGAGTCTGATACCATATTAACAGATCCAACAGGGCTACAGACCATTACTCTCGGAAACTATGCTCTTTTGAAAGGAGATGCAACAGGAGGAGGATTTTTCAACAATCTTTACAGAGTGGGTGAATATGGCGGAGATAATATTGATATCAGCGGTACGACCACCGATCAGTTCTTTTATTATTATAACTACAGAAGTATTAAAAATAATGGCCGCTCCAATACGATATGGAATGCAGGATATAAGGCTATCATTGGATGCAATAAAGTTATTTCCAAATTTGCCGAAGGAAAAGATACCAATACCGATCAGCTGATCGGGGAAAATTATTTCCTAAGGGCCTACGTTTATTTTTCTTTGGTAAATGTATTTGGAAAACCTTACAATCAGGGAACCGGCAATCTGGGAGTACCATTAAAAACATCGGATGATGTAAACGAATTACCCGGCAGGGCCACGGTAGGTCAAATTTACGATCAGGTAGTCAATGATCTGAGAAAAGCGGAACAATTGATGACTCTCGATAAAAACAACACATACGCATCTAAAGAAGCTGCTCAAGCACTGCTATCCAGAGTGTATCTGTATATGGAAAATAATGATAAAGCTATTGAATATGCTGATAAGGTGATTAATTCCGGAAAGTATATGCTATTGTCTAATTCCGAACTTCCTTCTTATGCCACGAAAACTCCTGAAACCAACAAAGAAACCATTTTTGCATTCAAATATAATAAAGATGGTGATTACAGTGATGGCTGGTACACTATAGGATCCATGTATGCCAATATTCAAAATGTAGGCTGGGGTGAGATGTACGCGTCTTCTTCTTATCTGGATCTGATCAATCAAAATCCGCAGGATGCACGATTGAAGTTCATTTCTCCGAAATATGCAACCCCATCTGTTCCTGTTGCTTATTGGGTACAACAAGGTACAAATGCTTCCGGAGGAATAACTTATAATTACACTTTTCAGAAAACATTCCAGCAGGGAGGGAATACCTATTTCACAATGAATAATGTTAACTATCAGGTGCAATCAGAAATTTTGCCTACCAAAACGAATTATTACTTTATTAATTCTAATAACGTAAAAGTTTATGTAAATCTGGACAATGATATGGACAAAAGAAACGGTTATCCGAAATTCTATGTTTTAAAATGTTCATTACAGGAAGGAGTTCCTCAATTATGGTCACCTGTTATTTTGAGATTGGCTGAAATGTATCTGAACCGGGCCGAAGGCTATGCTAAAAAGGGAAATTCAGCTTCAGCACTGGCTGACGTAAACACGATCAGAACAAGAGCGGGAATTCCAGCATATCCTTCAGTTCCATCAGGACAAACTATTTTAGACTTGGTTCTTCAGGAGAGAAGACTTGAAATGGCTTTTGAAGCACATAGAAAATATGATGTCTTCAGAAATAAATTAAGTCTCGACCGTAATTATCCGGGAACCCATTTAAACGGAAATAATCCCTTTTATACGGTTCCTTATACCAGCAACAGAATTATTGAATATATCCCTGAACAGCAGATTCAGATCCAGCCCAATCTGATCCAGAATCCTGATTAA
- a CDS encoding nucleotide exchange factor GrpE produces MENQDIKEENINKQQEDNIQNENASEQNVTNTPTAEELLAEEKDRYIRLYAEFENYKKRTSKEKMEFFQYANQDMMVSMLGVLDDFERALKEIAKNGNPADLQGVELIYQKFKNKLTEKGLKSMEVKAGDSFNVDLHEAITQIPAPSDDLKGKIVDVIETGYTLGDKVIRFAKVVTGN; encoded by the coding sequence ATGGAAAATCAGGATATCAAAGAAGAAAACATCAATAAGCAACAAGAAGACAACATTCAGAACGAAAATGCTTCTGAACAAAATGTGACAAATACTCCGACTGCGGAAGAACTTTTGGCAGAAGAGAAAGACCGTTATATTCGTCTTTATGCTGAGTTCGAAAATTATAAAAAGAGAACTTCCAAAGAAAAGATGGAGTTCTTCCAATATGCTAATCAGGACATGATGGTTTCTATGCTTGGAGTACTGGATGATTTTGAAAGAGCATTAAAAGAAATCGCTAAAAACGGAAATCCGGCGGATCTGCAGGGTGTAGAACTTATCTATCAGAAATTCAAAAATAAACTTACAGAGAAGGGGTTGAAATCAATGGAAGTAAAAGCCGGAGATTCTTTTAATGTGGACCTTCACGAGGCAATTACTCAGATTCCTGCTCCATCTGATGATTTAAAAGGTAAAATCGTAGATGTAATCGAAACGGGATATACTTTAGGAGATAAAGTAATCCGTTTTGCTAAAGTAGTAACAGGAAACTAA
- a CDS encoding Nramp family divalent metal transporter, whose translation MNFTKGAWRKDKTLHSLPEVYSSIKVPKNGSFWRKYLAFAGPGLMIAVGYMDPGNWATDIAGGAQFGYTLLSVILISNIFAMILQHLSVKLGVATERDLAQACRDHFSPTTNFILWILCEIAIAACDLAEVIGSAIALNLLFHIPLTWGIVITTIDVLLILLLQAKGFRWIESIVGGLIFIILACFIYEIVISKPAVNEILGGLVPQKEIIQNPAMLYIAIGILGATVMPHNLYLHSSIVQTRDYTRDNAGKKEAIKFATLDSTISLMLAFFINGAILILAAATFHITGNKHVADIHDAYKMLTPILGASMASIAFAIALLASGQNSTLTGTLAGQIVMEGFLNIRLKPWLRRLITRLIAVIPALIVAILYGEKGTTDLLVLSQVILSMQLSFAVVPLVMFTNDKAKMGDFVNKPFMKICVWVISAIIIVLNLYLLYQTFSGE comes from the coding sequence ATGAATTTTACAAAAGGCGCTTGGCGAAAAGATAAAACACTCCACTCATTACCAGAAGTATACTCATCCATTAAAGTACCTAAAAACGGTTCTTTCTGGAGGAAATACCTTGCGTTTGCAGGTCCCGGTTTAATGATTGCAGTGGGATACATGGACCCCGGAAATTGGGCTACCGATATCGCGGGAGGAGCTCAATTTGGCTACACCCTGCTTTCCGTTATACTTATTTCCAACATTTTCGCAATGATTTTACAGCACTTATCAGTAAAGCTGGGAGTAGCTACAGAGAGAGACCTTGCACAAGCATGCAGGGATCACTTTAGCCCGACTACCAATTTTATCTTGTGGATCCTTTGTGAGATTGCCATTGCCGCCTGTGATCTCGCAGAAGTTATAGGATCTGCGATCGCACTCAACCTGCTTTTTCATATTCCCCTTACTTGGGGAATCGTAATAACCACAATAGATGTTTTACTTATCCTTTTACTCCAGGCCAAAGGATTCAGATGGATCGAAAGTATTGTAGGAGGACTTATTTTTATTATTCTCGCATGTTTCATTTATGAAATCGTTATTTCAAAACCGGCCGTTAATGAAATACTGGGAGGTCTTGTTCCGCAAAAAGAAATTATTCAGAATCCTGCTATGCTTTATATTGCTATAGGAATCCTGGGAGCTACAGTAATGCCCCACAATCTCTATTTACACAGCAGTATTGTACAGACGAGGGATTATACACGGGATAACGCAGGTAAAAAAGAAGCTATAAAATTTGCCACTTTAGATAGTACGATCTCCTTAATGCTTGCTTTTTTCATCAACGGAGCAATTTTAATACTGGCGGCAGCTACCTTTCATATCACAGGAAATAAACATGTTGCAGATATCCATGATGCTTATAAAATGCTGACCCCAATCCTGGGTGCTTCTATGGCAAGTATAGCATTTGCGATCGCTTTGCTCGCCTCAGGTCAGAATTCTACATTAACAGGGACACTGGCCGGACAAATTGTAATGGAAGGTTTTCTGAATATCAGATTAAAACCCTGGTTAAGAAGATTGATAACCAGACTTATCGCGGTAATTCCCGCTTTAATTGTTGCCATTCTGTATGGAGAAAAAGGGACAACAGATCTTCTGGTTTTAAGCCAGGTTATCTTATCCATGCAGCTGAGCTTTGCTGTAGTTCCACTCGTAATGTTTACTAATGACAAAGCCAAAATGGGCGATTTCGTCAATAAGCCATTCATGAAAATCTGTGTCTGGGTTATCTCAGCCATTATCATTGTCCTGAATCTTTATTTGTTGTATCAAACATTTTCCGGAGAATAA
- a CDS encoding prolyl-tRNA synthetase has protein sequence MLKSKGILAISSGLLLMSCGAQMGGYSETDGVYYDPNKDTLPEGVIINGGNRVGEYYDYYQDANNTNLIQNAETNSKDQDNKYSTWGGDSWNNTATDSDWGAFAGSQTNYYDNSWGSPWGWGGWYGGYSPYWGWNRGWGFGMSFGWGWGGSWGWGGYPYWGWNYGGFYDPFWGWGGGYYGNPYWGWGGGYWGNGYYNRPAYRRSGADGRLGYGLSGYNGSNGSVYRNNINNSAFRNNSAGSGFRNNTNGSGFRNNNGGFRNGTMTNGNNSGFRGNNNSGFRNNNSGYRNPNMNTQPRPNYDSQPRYRNDSGFRSNDNGGFRSGGFNSGGGGGFRGGSGGGGGGFRSGGGGGFRSGGR, from the coding sequence ATGCTAAAATCCAAAGGTATTTTAGCCATATCAAGTGGATTGTTATTAATGTCTTGTGGTGCACAGATGGGAGGGTACAGCGAGACCGACGGGGTCTATTATGATCCCAATAAAGATACGCTGCCAGAAGGAGTGATCATTAATGGCGGAAACAGGGTTGGAGAATACTATGATTACTATCAGGATGCAAACAATACCAATCTTATTCAGAATGCGGAAACCAACTCCAAAGATCAGGATAACAAATACAGCACATGGGGAGGCGATTCATGGAATAATACCGCAACAGATTCTGATTGGGGCGCTTTTGCCGGATCTCAGACCAACTATTACGACAACTCATGGGGTTCACCATGGGGCTGGGGTGGATGGTATGGAGGCTATAGCCCATATTGGGGCTGGAATAGAGGCTGGGGCTTCGGAATGTCCTTCGGCTGGGGCTGGGGCGGCTCATGGGGCTGGGGTGGTTACCCTTACTGGGGCTGGAACTATGGAGGATTTTATGATCCTTTCTGGGGCTGGGGCGGCGGTTACTACGGAAACCCATATTGGGGCTGGGGTGGCGGTTACTGGGGTAATGGATATTACAACAGACCGGCTTACAGGAGAAGTGGTGCTGACGGAAGACTTGGATATGGTTTAAGTGGATATAACGGAAGTAACGGATCAGTATACAGAAACAACATTAATAACTCTGCATTCAGAAACAATTCTGCAGGTTCAGGATTCAGAAACAATACGAATGGTTCAGGGTTCAGAAATAACAATGGTGGTTTCAGAAACGGAACAATGACTAATGGTAACAATTCCGGATTCAGAGGCAACAATAACAGTGGTTTCAGAAATAATAATTCAGGATATCGTAATCCTAATATGAATACTCAGCCAAGACCTAATTACGACAGCCAGCCAAGATACAGAAATGATAGTGGTTTCAGATCAAATGACAACGGTGGCTTCAGATCCGGAGGATTCAACTCTGGTGGCGGAGGTGGTTTCCGTGGCGGTTCCGGTGGAGGCGGCGGTGGATTTAGATCCGGCGGCGGAGGCGGCTTCAGATCAGGAGGCAGATAA
- the proS gene encoding proline--tRNA ligase produces the protein MAKLTSRSEDYSKWYNELVVKADLAENSGVRGSMVIKPYGYAIWEKMRDEMDRKFKETGHVNAYFPLFVPKSLFEAEEKNAEGFAKECAVVTHYRLKTDPDNPHKLIVDPDAKLEEELIVRPTSEAIIWNTYKSWIQSYRDLPILINQWANVVRWEMRTRLFLRTSEFLWQEGHTAHATKDEAIEEAEKMNKVYADFAENFMAMPVVQGLKTPSERFAGADETYCIEALMQDGKALQAGTSHFLGQNFAKAFDVKFTNKEGKIEHAWATSWGTSTRLMGALIMTHSDDFGLVLPPTLAPIQVVIVPIFKGEEQLNQISEVALDIQTKLRAKGISVKFDNDTQNKPGWKFAEYELKGVPVRIAIGPKDLENKSVEIARRDNLTKETVSIEGLDSHIDQLLKTIQKDLYTKALNFREENMTKVDSYEEFKKVLEEKGGFIYAHWDGTAEEEEQIKEETKATIRCIPLDDDIEEGVSLISGKPSKRRVLFAKAY, from the coding sequence ATGGCAAAATTAACCTCAAGGAGCGAAGATTACAGCAAGTGGTATAACGAGTTAGTTGTAAAAGCAGATCTGGCAGAAAACTCCGGAGTACGTGGAAGTATGGTTATAAAACCATACGGATATGCGATCTGGGAAAAAATGCGTGATGAAATGGATAGAAAATTCAAAGAAACAGGTCACGTTAATGCTTATTTCCCGCTTTTTGTACCCAAAAGTCTGTTCGAAGCTGAGGAGAAAAATGCAGAAGGTTTTGCAAAAGAATGCGCCGTTGTTACCCATTACAGATTAAAAACAGATCCGGATAATCCTCACAAGCTGATAGTAGACCCTGATGCCAAGCTGGAGGAGGAACTTATCGTTCGTCCTACCTCGGAAGCTATTATCTGGAATACTTATAAAAGCTGGATCCAATCATACAGAGATCTACCGATATTGATCAATCAGTGGGCGAATGTTGTTCGTTGGGAAATGAGAACCCGTCTATTCCTGAGAACCTCTGAATTCTTATGGCAGGAAGGTCACACGGCTCATGCAACCAAAGATGAGGCCATAGAAGAAGCAGAAAAGATGAATAAAGTGTATGCAGATTTTGCAGAGAACTTTATGGCAATGCCTGTAGTCCAGGGATTAAAGACCCCTTCCGAAAGGTTTGCGGGAGCGGATGAAACCTATTGTATTGAGGCATTGATGCAGGATGGAAAAGCTCTTCAGGCTGGTACTTCTCACTTTTTGGGTCAGAATTTCGCAAAAGCTTTTGATGTGAAATTCACCAATAAAGAAGGAAAAATAGAACACGCATGGGCTACATCATGGGGAACTTCTACCCGATTAATGGGAGCGTTGATCATGACACACTCTGACGATTTCGGATTGGTATTGCCTCCAACCCTGGCTCCAATACAAGTGGTTATTGTTCCGATCTTCAAAGGAGAAGAACAACTGAACCAAATCAGTGAGGTTGCTTTAGACATTCAGACAAAACTTAGAGCTAAAGGTATTTCGGTAAAATTTGATAATGACACCCAAAACAAGCCAGGCTGGAAATTTGCGGAATATGAATTAAAAGGTGTTCCTGTGAGAATTGCAATCGGGCCAAAAGATCTGGAAAATAAATCGGTTGAAATTGCAAGAAGGGATAACCTGACCAAAGAAACGGTTTCTATTGAAGGATTGGATTCCCATATCGATCAATTATTAAAAACCATCCAGAAAGATCTTTACACCAAAGCTCTTAATTTCAGAGAAGAAAATATGACTAAAGTGGATTCTTACGAAGAGTTTAAAAAAGTTCTGGAAGAAAAAGGAGGATTCATCTATGCACATTGGGATGGTACCGCTGAAGAAGAAGAACAAATCAAGGAAGAAACGAAAGCGACCATCAGATGTATCCCTTTGGATGATGATATAGAAGAAGGTGTTTCATTAATCTCCGGAAAGCCTTCTAAGAGACGCGTACTGTTTGCTAAAGCGTATTAA
- a CDS encoding hemin receptor, giving the protein MLKKSLVVLGISAAYFVQAQDISTIRNSIDVYSNTPMIGSSKFNAMAGSNGALGGDATSLMTNPAGLGVAIAGDVSATLFLSNTKNTSSLAGSSTDYKLNKFTLGNVGGVATIQLMTESPWKFINIGANLSTQSLENYVESPGNSNVVISKNLLDSNGNPVVGNLSYLGHAYNRYGNQTKFNLGVGANYNNSLYLGASINMHYAEIDQYDSALFGLNLDGSVNTFDKQYTPFSEKSNGFSATVGVIGKLSNQFRLGASIETPTWWNIDRVFREYYDGSNGINYDNYVEDRNFRSPMKATVSGAFVPNKNFAINVDYTLGLTKPKYEVQGAAERELNSFFSDNYKNLSEVRVGAEYRIKAFRIRGGYSYTSSPFDAFTISSYSNAGVAGDNSYSNLILGERNTIGAGIGYDFGNFYVDAAYQNVSSKYNNPFLRGSADLGTGYYSGDFDVNTPTSVVSSVKSNRDNFFLTVGWKF; this is encoded by the coding sequence ATGTTAAAAAAATCTTTAGTAGTACTAGGTATTTCTGCTGCTTACTTTGTGCAGGCACAGGATATTTCTACAATCAGGAATTCGATTGATGTTTATTCTAACACTCCGATGATAGGTTCTTCAAAATTTAATGCGATGGCCGGCTCTAACGGGGCACTTGGAGGTGATGCTACTTCATTGATGACAAACCCTGCCGGATTAGGTGTTGCTATTGCGGGAGATGTATCGGCAACGTTGTTTTTAAGCAATACTAAAAATACCAGCTCTCTGGCTGGATCTTCAACAGATTATAAATTAAATAAATTTACGCTTGGAAATGTTGGTGGTGTTGCAACGATCCAGCTGATGACAGAATCACCATGGAAGTTCATTAATATCGGTGCCAATCTATCAACGCAGTCTCTTGAGAATTATGTTGAGAGCCCGGGGAATTCCAATGTAGTGATCTCCAAAAATTTGTTAGATTCTAATGGAAATCCTGTGGTAGGTAACCTGTCTTACCTTGGGCATGCTTATAACAGATATGGTAATCAGACCAAATTTAACCTGGGTGTAGGTGCGAACTATAACAATTCACTTTATCTGGGAGCAAGCATTAATATGCATTACGCTGAAATCGATCAGTATGACAGTGCTTTATTCGGGCTTAATCTGGATGGATCGGTGAATACTTTTGATAAGCAGTATACCCCGTTTTCGGAAAAATCAAATGGTTTTTCAGCAACAGTAGGGGTTATCGGAAAATTAAGCAATCAGTTCAGATTGGGAGCATCTATTGAAACACCGACCTGGTGGAATATCGACAGGGTCTTCCGCGAATATTATGACGGAAGTAACGGGATCAATTATGACAACTATGTGGAAGACAGAAATTTCAGGTCCCCAATGAAGGCTACTGTAAGTGGTGCGTTTGTTCCCAATAAGAATTTTGCCATTAACGTAGACTATACTTTAGGACTTACCAAACCTAAATATGAAGTACAAGGTGCTGCGGAAAGAGAATTGAATTCTTTCTTCAGTGACAATTATAAAAACCTATCGGAAGTAAGGGTAGGTGCGGAATACAGAATTAAGGCATTCAGAATAAGAGGTGGATATTCCTATACATCAAGTCCTTTTGATGCTTTTACGATCAGTTCTTATTCCAATGCAGGAGTTGCAGGGGATAACAGCTATAGTAATTTGATTTTGGGAGAAAGAAATACGATAGGAGCAGGTATAGGATATGATTTTGGAAACTTCTATGTGGATGCAGCGTATCAGAATGTCAGCTCAAAATATAATAATCCATTCCTGAGAGGGAGTGCTGACCTGGGAACAGGATATTATTCAGGTGATTTTGATGTAAATACACCAACATCCGTTGTTTCCAGTGTGAAAAGCAACAGAGATAACTTCTTTCTTACAGTCGGCTGGAAATTCTAA